One window of Helicobacter winghamensis ATCC BAA-430 genomic DNA carries:
- a CDS encoding CheR family methyltransferase: MPPLINQEDINQARELIYKFAGIHMPANKDSTIKNRLDKLSRDLDIQDYTAFFIALRRGQFKQDFINAFTTNKTDFFREGFHFKDMVDRILSQRLQDDEPFKVLCSASSTGEEPYSIAATLLFAKEIYKSNTQVSVQAIDIDTSVLEVARNGNYIVDTRLNPLPTWLELKEYFDITRLNDREISMNAKQNLKKILTFKQHNLYAPNYPFGAKEFDIIFCRNVLIYFKVEDQEQILHKLFSRLKLGGTLYLGHSESILGLAPKVDRLGQNIFVKVAE; the protein is encoded by the coding sequence ATGCCACCACTTATTAATCAAGAGGATATTAATCAAGCGCGCGAGTTAATTTATAAATTTGCTGGAATTCATATGCCAGCAAATAAAGATTCTACAATTAAAAATCGTCTTGATAAACTTTCACGAGATCTTGATATACAAGATTATACAGCTTTTTTTATTGCACTAAGGCGCGGACAATTTAAACAAGATTTTATTAATGCTTTTACAACAAATAAGACAGATTTCTTCAGAGAGGGATTCCATTTTAAAGATATGGTAGATAGAATCTTGTCTCAACGCTTGCAAGATGATGAGCCTTTTAAGGTGCTTTGTTCGGCAAGCTCTACGGGTGAGGAGCCTTACTCTATTGCAGCAACCTTGCTTTTTGCAAAAGAAATTTACAAATCAAATACACAAGTGAGCGTGCAAGCTATTGATATTGATACTTCTGTACTGGAAGTGGCTAGAAATGGAAATTATATTGTGGATACTCGCTTAAATCCTTTGCCAACTTGGTTAGAGTTGAAAGAATATTTTGATATTACAAGACTCAATGATCGTGAAATTAGTATGAATGCAAAACAGAATCTAAAAAAGATTCTAACCTTTAAGCAGCATAATCTTTATGCTCCAAATTATCCTTTTGGCGCAAAAGAGTTTGATATTATTTTTTGTCGTAATGTATTGATTTATTTTAAGGTTGAAGATCAAGAACAGATTTTGCACAAGCTCTTTTCTCGTCTAAAACTTGGTGGAACCTTGTATTTAGGGCATAGTGAAAGTATTTTAGGACTTGCTCCAAAGGTGGATAGACTGGGGCAGAATATCTTTGTAAAGGTGGCAGAATAG
- a CDS encoding CheB methylesterase domain-containing protein, which produces MLKANISEKYHPDKLLKSTPYKGDGKRIIAIGASTGGVDAIAKILNQLPRNLPPIIITQHIPGGFSTSFANRLNINSKLDVFEVNERVLLRDSCAYLAPGGFHMLLDRHGNDYYARAQDGIRISRHCPSVDVMFRSLNNVAGKVALAIILTGMGDDGSIGIKELYDNGAYTIAQDEASCVVFGMPKQAIVKGAVCEIVGLDFIYKKIIAYANGELKRN; this is translated from the coding sequence GTGCTTAAGGCAAATATAAGCGAGAAATATCATCCGGATAAATTATTAAAATCTACGCCCTATAAAGGCGATGGGAAACGCATTATTGCTATTGGGGCAAGCACAGGCGGTGTTGATGCGATTGCTAAGATTTTAAACCAACTTCCGCGCAATCTACCTCCTATTATTATTACACAGCATATTCCAGGCGGTTTTTCCACTTCCTTTGCAAATCGCTTAAACATAAATTCCAAATTAGATGTTTTTGAAGTGAATGAAAGAGTGCTTTTGCGAGATTCTTGTGCGTACTTAGCACCCGGTGGGTTTCATATGTTACTTGATAGGCATGGAAATGATTATTATGCAAGGGCGCAAGATGGAATCCGTATTTCACGCCATTGTCCTAGTGTTGATGTGATGTTTAGAAGCTTAAATAATGTAGCAGGAAAGGTGGCATTAGCGATTATTCTTACAGGAATGGGAGATGATGGAAGTATAGGGATTAAAGAATTGTATGACAATGGGGCTTATACAATTGCGCAAGATGAAGCGAGTTGTGTCGTATTTGGAATGCCAAAACAAGCAATTGTAAAAGGCGCAGTTTGTGAGATTGTGGGATTGGATTTTATATATAAAAAAATTATAGCCTATGCCAATGGAGAGCTTAAGCGCAATTAA
- a CDS encoding YigZ family protein codes for MEDLYYPLEIVESSFEVKGSSFISYVIPKIEVESWNLKMRQKHPKAVHFVTASRFLNDKGQIEESFSDDGEPKGTSGMPTLKVLRGYGLIECGLLTIRYFGGTLLGTGGLVRAYTQGAKDAVLAAKVSGRLALYIPKENAQITIDFALFAQVEYLAKKVGIQIVKKEFLSNGVSLKVEAKAEDLEQFLQKIKELQY; via the coding sequence ATGGAAGATTTATATTATCCCTTAGAAATTGTGGAGTCTAGTTTTGAAGTAAAAGGTTCAAGCTTCATTTCCTATGTGATTCCAAAAATAGAAGTGGAAAGTTGGAATCTAAAAATGCGCCAAAAGCATCCCAAGGCTGTGCATTTTGTAACTGCTTCGCGTTTTTTAAATGATAAAGGGCAAATTGAAGAGAGCTTTAGTGATGATGGAGAGCCTAAAGGGACTTCAGGAATGCCTACACTTAAGGTTTTGCGTGGGTATGGGTTGATAGAGTGTGGGTTGCTAACTATCCGTTATTTTGGTGGAACGCTTTTAGGCACAGGTGGGCTTGTGCGTGCTTATACACAAGGTGCAAAAGATGCTGTATTAGCGGCAAAAGTTTCTGGTAGGCTTGCGTTGTATATTCCAAAAGAAAATGCGCAAATTACGATAGATTTTGCACTTTTTGCACAGGTGGAATATTTGGCAAAAAAAGTTGGAATCCAAATCGTTAAAAAAGAGTTTTTGAGCAATGGAGTGAGCTTAAAGGTGGAAGCAAAGGCTGAGGATTTGGAGCAATTTTTACAAAAGATTAAAGAGTTGCAATATTAA
- the ciaB gene encoding invasion protein CiaB, which translates to MDKNINEKILGDIITLYRYLESQNKSINALYEKLESKTISALLEPVFKNLPDEIQTRFACVERIVGLKEGALLNMLQKLNVGEQEGLKLRAMLLEITCDFYLQKHTELLKYVKDNVLLTPFLRALLEFVHEIGIVFNAFFFAWQKELILGINKDLNACFNGDCNAILKALESSIECCQKDFANEGGFSAKGEFSDRSYSVPVLKDSIYQAVAYAEFFQKEFRDLNQTFNKGLEALEGLEEVCPPLEQKEAHIAYLKALQNALMQRDTSLLLESWRLVDKAWMQISTPLQIGHPLEYYEDHFRKAVAPEWDLRIARIYNGVDLLEPSANADFKLSKELIWDFYIEYSKQFKHTLFKDSIENCVKQSLSKTQNYGGMPLLFYGAELNGLFSAQVVPNDEKVSAKYGKKIFYFPDRVRELSLAKPFMLLSSKTFPKEFLDFNRELLYFREQDWYRVYEISTIGHEFGHILWVDLDSELQMNAKGQFKNIEEFKATMGGLAYYFTREQKPLLKELVCNMIARAVGLIAWMQEDEVLPYYCEGLIHLQVLFDSKVLSYKGSFENGVALGIDLNKANLKVLEQRYLEVYNQLISVYLNKQDASLFLEYYVKKDSKGNYKPKDSKILSFVEDYYKEYQAIGQVQDTLTPKAWQEAYKKEKG; encoded by the coding sequence ATGGATAAAAATATTAATGAAAAAATTTTAGGCGATATTATTACGCTTTATCGTTATTTAGAATCTCAAAATAAAAGCATTAATGCTCTTTATGAAAAGTTGGAATCTAAAACTATAAGTGCGCTTTTAGAACCCGTCTTTAAAAATTTGCCTGATGAAATCCAAACGCGTTTTGCCTGCGTGGAACGTATTGTGGGTTTAAAAGAGGGCGCGCTTTTAAATATGCTACAAAAACTAAATGTAGGCGAGCAAGAAGGCTTAAAACTTCGTGCAATGCTTTTAGAAATCACGTGTGATTTTTATTTACAAAAGCACACAGAATTGCTAAAGTATGTTAAGGATAATGTGCTTTTGACTCCTTTTTTGCGTGCTCTTTTAGAGTTTGTGCATGAGATTGGAATTGTATTTAATGCTTTTTTCTTTGCGTGGCAGAAGGAATTGATTCTAGGAATTAATAAGGATTTAAACGCGTGTTTTAATGGGGATTGTAATGCGATTTTAAAGGCGTTAGAGTCTAGTATTGAGTGTTGTCAAAAAGACTTTGCAAATGAAGGGGGATTTAGTGCTAAGGGGGAATTTAGCGATAGAAGCTATTCTGTGCCTGTGCTTAAGGACTCTATTTATCAAGCCGTAGCTTATGCGGAGTTTTTTCAAAAAGAATTTAGAGATTTAAATCAAACATTTAACAAGGGCTTAGAAGCCCTTGAAGGCTTAGAAGAAGTTTGTCCACCCTTAGAGCAAAAAGAAGCGCATATTGCATATTTAAAAGCACTCCAAAATGCCCTAATGCAAAGGGATACTAGCTTATTATTGGAATCTTGGAGACTTGTGGATAAAGCTTGGATGCAGATCTCCACACCTTTGCAAATTGGACATCCTTTAGAATATTATGAAGACCATTTTAGAAAGGCTGTTGCGCCAGAGTGGGATTTAAGGATTGCTAGAATTTATAATGGTGTGGATTTACTAGAGCCTAGTGCAAATGCAGACTTTAAACTCTCAAAAGAGCTAATATGGGACTTTTATATAGAATATAGCAAGCAATTTAAGCATACGCTTTTTAAAGATTCTATTGAAAATTGCGTGAAGCAATCTTTATCAAAAACGCAGAATTATGGGGGAATGCCTTTGTTGTTTTATGGGGCAGAGTTAAATGGGCTTTTTAGTGCGCAAGTTGTGCCAAATGATGAAAAAGTGAGTGCAAAATATGGCAAAAAGATTTTTTATTTTCCTGATCGTGTGCGTGAGTTATCTTTGGCAAAGCCTTTTATGTTGCTTTCAAGTAAAACTTTCCCAAAAGAATTTTTAGATTTTAACAGAGAGTTGCTGTATTTTAGGGAACAAGATTGGTATAGGGTGTATGAGATTTCTACCATAGGACACGAGTTTGGGCATATTTTGTGGGTGGATTTAGATAGTGAATTGCAAATGAATGCAAAGGGACAATTTAAAAATATTGAAGAATTTAAGGCAACAATGGGCGGTCTGGCATATTATTTCACAAGAGAGCAAAAGCCACTTTTAAAAGAATTGGTTTGCAATATGATTGCGCGTGCTGTTGGCTTGATTGCTTGGATGCAAGAAGATGAAGTATTACCGTATTATTGCGAGGGACTTATCCATTTGCAAGTGCTTTTTGATTCTAAAGTTTTGTCTTATAAAGGAAGTTTTGAGAATGGTGTTGCTTTAGGAATTGATTTGAATAAAGCAAATCTTAAAGTTTTGGAGCAAAGATACTTAGAAGTTTATAATCAATTAATTAGCGTGTATTTAAATAAGCAAGATGCAAGTTTGTTTTTAGAGTATTATGTAAAAAAAGACTCTAAAGGTAATTACAAGCCAAAGGATTCTAAGATTCTATCCTTTGTGGAAGATTATTACAAAGAATATCAAGCAATCGGGCAGGTGCAAGATACATTAACGCCAAAGGCTTGGCAAGAAGCTTACAAAAAAGAAAAGGGCTAG